The Phyllopteryx taeniolatus isolate TA_2022b chromosome 7, UOR_Ptae_1.2, whole genome shotgun sequence genome has a segment encoding these proteins:
- the cep350 gene encoding centrosome-associated protein 350 isoform X5, whose translation MGEMRSSKRALPLGVTVHQHTDHNIDTADLPTAWKSLPQSKAALRRIENHVEAVPGTTALLLSVMDPPKKKLSVSVRSRDETRGSSKSKEHRRSSSKKRRSRSPLRNTTQDSNVSQHNSMALREQLSSYRETAPPSPPSFELEAYWLQSMSGPLSPSSDALFRKPVYQKDISDKGTDGHQDITRSGDCTEVCYLNDQPTVDTLQTYANPSHATSSVPAIENSSPEAQITLSVDIQKSRTFLPPASDLICRWESTPSTSPGSDSQRLENLRRHQPDEKLEKLKERIRKQVKHQEETAEKEKVLSRLEQPLMATKCNNGGTTAKVRKVAAAPQAPTYKVITPASWREGLKLVNKVLGTAPKKPREKRHQLDDKPQQTASHWRSNIGGSEANHQSHPTSTDRNHCEFQGQSKSHSTSLSSPSSAGPDKCPVPSRKDLLSADIQAIFDDPRLECRASEEGERSRPRSGKGKGSQRGNARSLSQTRTPLSFSGITVPTYGTSRGCRSANPSPDRPESTNVAQEKRRHYDSDKIRQYIVKQKEARKRRQAEEKKSLKEESDKRNQRLQELYRRQKEMAKTVVTPTEATATPWQNRYREETYNLLRMDETHLEEAIQMQSSVASNQLRPMYQPSGESDKENKKMDLPQSPSSSDRSLTDQLSPQLARGDLDIGVTSRLNPDLSPAVQSLSASSTGALECTSYGPLLSRPLMLENTVEAGNVKPAHAETPTWSQSRRSRIDALKATAISLSNRIESEARQIARVGINYGEATSLETDILAPRSTWADLDERGLAPGHGTFENNDLTSRIQKLITSAGLIPYNSASLSGAGNLHTFKGQPQQITADRTEYSSNSYRLDRNQVNGLEGADDMPHIRPYRPAEGNRENRTDLHDSSGGSISEGTILSEGSFSKDEVSPPHPANNHVLRLTDRSNGCAGQRIEVQHLTDFQKEAAKCLALTSPLAPQNSSKTPWEELNKGDPFSVINIYLKNLNVKVNDRNSPSACSLSSGDSHRDAAVYEDDFVSFHSSGVSQQSKNSCSPHSVGMESKKSPPSQGRLASPSAFPDLGLLQATSSLKNDSRKNGKLHYSPTALQQYMAAELKYQESIDESLRQLGDVERLIGLPVAQQAKQPKSPPLRACMTPDSSPAADFCSELPKNGFSVGPSNSSRATGNLQYSPAILHQHVTAELQYQESIDESLKHLGDVERLMGVSMAQQENASLVQILKVKQQKYDNDLYEQKIQAERKALEAQLQREEDRQRTARAHEELLEKLVLTQKETAEAARHIKELTDLARTQIEGALAVSVVVPESLVLSKHQREKQKSDSESFQREEESSQSLSHTDSRPVQRPNLIGADASCPNTTSSTSTDHINEVNIEETELIWKKEDDKRAQGEAGSNSIEEGCPTADNDSICSESIPSVADDKEYSFKFDSSRTEDEVEECSFSSLLPSKVHRGSSLENRPQHHEDSEDEAADDSTTVVSVSHHVTKNQNPNLAFSSGQDSFSRFTMGMVRQHMKDEDLRLQHQNALLRLRQKAVKEKIRTELAWLEHQKKQLRNKGEDDKLPPIRKKQKGLLLRLQEEQAEIRRLQEANKAARKEKQLLLKQQEEIERMRTSTQRLKERLKSAGCEVPSETPVSETPVSEAAAHNMRSPDDSRTPSPSPSISASETSSIMQKLKKMRSHMDEKHCSPVHCFFSVFTAQHWASLSVCLPNLHPKFQLFIYKQLDRFLTKREQQLMHRRHHAEELLQWKKRLDQEEAEVRRIEKEALASWREGGIISQSRSKAILIPKSSHHRNSEPRAVSEKEYMTEDDYSSATSECSIHTEGHFQEPKSPSSAQTSSVAEITLASNPSSPTNYIDDFASLTLSKQSSPVKGSHKRVSPSDISSVSKTQLHSSFQISKQEPNRLVEKPISSQTEPISEQSDIEIRIKALKEELRKRKYMASQLKREQKMRHKERLKAQEASLLKQLASYDNYIGKTKAELNKDPEPMPRKKDYTLVVDQSRLLSPIKRSETSEIPTVGLRSSSSFHQSHNRSTSASEELNVEAMAPSSVRGGPDFLTSGQEMGQSPDSLGPSAEDAKSQIIESEKDDTVLDSHSAVADLIAHSDKPPSIDHSCRQDLDVISSVKEAPIRDVQASPLTDYQDDFESSVPSSPRKEHISKPDSVCHTEIQFASQDEAIEEEIAEDLSHCSVASGASHESSRLLDFLQGAEDFNNDSHSINSISPAPISISHSPLSLTIDEMPSFNIGDRVLVGNVQPGTLRFKGPTSFAGGFWAGVALDKSEGSNCGTYNGVVYFECKERHGIFAPPEKIIHLSNNFELFTDAAGHDELYSDDVSDQCEDEQKSKEDISENIQILEKSEEPSHNDVLVEFTNVAANLERNLNGQELLKAEIHLDSQHHDQSIPQNGQEITSIVNKENVVDQYLPPISQEIAKVENDNSLDQSTLTNSQEISSIAENDNGLDQHLPLYSQEISAVVEKEEVGPDNELIFSGVSHVAGDHKDVQKDQISPDTLADKLLSTFVIDTVQHLVQIKRAKEQKIEASNQINGGIIVQSEEQGFISLLEPHDGLSSFIPEEEPSSPELCNRPESPILGASGQEELAKRLAELELNRDLLEELGDDQDWFDEDFGLTSRREQQKLQQKQRAEEKRLGAELGRSGSSSEDPLRGLVSHPDGDQSVKTPPRPALPLPPKLPEQPAMVVPHSAGEVEKMVHATIQEIWESCGLTKEGSGSLSLMACCKPSQEFLGVENGTKDLEALSIRSYKQAVYDLTREILQEIYAEDPNANQPEWVKPQRVRSAFSHRLKTPGDINKVLEFVTEEVLKLYGFKNKSKKSDWQKMLKFGRKKRDRVDQILVQELHEEEGQWVCYEEDELSVKMQLADSIFDMLLKDTANSLSLLTKRAAIS comes from the exons ATGGGTGAGATGAGAAGTAGTAAGAGGGCTCTGCCCCTTGGTGTCACAGTTCATCAGCACACAGATCACAACATTGATACAG CAGATTTACCAACTGCATGGAAGAGTCTGCCTCAGTCCAAAGCTGCT CTGCGACGAATAGAGAACCATGTGGAGGCAGTTCCTGGGACAACAGCACTGCTCCTGTCTGTTATGGACCCGCCCAAGAAGAAGCTATCAGTGTCAGTCCGCAGCAGAG ATGAGACGAGAGGGTCCTCGAAGTCCAAAGAACATCGTCGGTCAAGTTCCAAAAAGAGACGCTCGCGCAGCCCACTAAGAAATACCACGCAAGACAGCAATGTTAGCCAGCACAATAGTATGGCGCTCAGGGAACAGCTGTCTTCGTATAG AGAGACCGCCCCTCCATCACCACCCTCATTTGAGCTGGAGGCTTATTGGCTGCAGTCAATGTCAGGGCCTTTGTCCCCATCCTCTGACGCTCTGTTTAGGAAGCCCGTCTACCAGAAAGACATTTCGGACAAGGGGACAGATGGGCACCAGGACATCACACGCTCTGGAGACTGTACAGAGGTCTGCTACCTCAATGACCAGCCCACTGTAGACACCCTGCAGACTTATGCCAACCCGTCACATGCAACAAGTTCAGTCCCAGCTATAGAGAACAGCAGTCCCGAGGCGCAAATCACCCTGAGCGTGGATATTCAAAAGTCCCGCACGTTTCTACCTCCTGCCTCTGACTTGATATGTAGATGGGAAAGCACTCCTTCCACTAGTCCAGGCTCAGATTCCCAGCGTTTGGAAAACCTGAGGCGACACCAACCGGATGAGAAGCTGGAAAAGCTTAAAGAGCGTATTCGAAAGCAGGTTAAACATCAGGAGGAAACTGCAGAGAAGGAAAAAGTGTTGAGCCGTCTTGAGCAGCCACTAATGGCCACCAAGTGTAACAATGGGGGCACTACAGCCAAAGTAAGGAAAGTAGCAGCTGCACCACAAGCGCCTACTTACAAAG TGATTACCCCTGCTTCCTGGCGTGAGGGCTTGAAGCTGGTAAACAAGGTACTTGGTACAGCTCCCAAGAAACCAAGGGAGAAGAGGCACCAACTCGATGACAAACCACAACAAACAG CTTCCCATTGGCGTTCCAATATTGGAGGCTCTGAAGCAAACCACCAATCTCATCCTACAAGCACAGACAGGAATCACTGTGAATTTCAGGGTCAATCCAAAAGCCACTCCACATCCCTTTCTAGCCCCTCGTCTGCTGGTCCAGACAAGTGCCCAGTGCCTTCACGCAAAGACTTATTGTCAGCAGACATCCAGGCCATATTTGATGACCCACGGCTTGAGTGCAGAGCATCTGAGGAGGGGGAGAGGTCTCGGCCAAGATCTGGGAAAGGTAAGGGCAGTCAGAGGGGGAATGCAAGGTCATTGTCTCAAACAAGGACTCCTCTCTCCTTCTCTGGAATTACGGTGCCAACATATGGCACCTCAAGAGGCTGCCGTAGTGCCAACCCCTCCCCAGATCGACCAGAGTCGACTAATGTGGCTCAGGAGAAAAGGCGCCACTATGATTCAGATAAAATTCGTCAGTACATTGTTAAGCAGAAAGAGGCGAGAAAGAGACGACAAGCAGAAGAGAAGAAATCCTTGAAAGAGGAGTCAGACAAAAGAAACCAGAGGCTGCAGGAGCTCTACAGGAGGCAAAAGGAAATGGCTAAAACTGTAGTCACTCCCACCGAGGCAACCGCGACTCCTTGGCAGAATCGATATAGAGAGGAGACCTACAACCTTCTGAGAATGGATGAGACCCATCTAGAAGAGGCCATACAGATGCAATCATCTGTTGCATCAAATCaactg AGACCAATGTACCAGCCGTCTGGAGAGTCTGATAAAGAGAATAAGAAAATGGACCTACCACAGAGCCCCTCAAGCAGTGACAGGTCTTTGACCGATCAGCTATCTCCTCAATTAGCCAG GGGTGATTTGGATATTGGAGTTACTTCTAGACTTAATCCTGACCTCAGCCCAGCTGTTCAATCCCTCTCTGCCTCCAGCACTGGTGCACTAGAGTGTACAAGCTACGGCCCTCTCCTTTCTCGCCCTCTGATGCTGGAGAACACAGTAGAAGCTGGTAATGTCAAGCCTGCCCATGCAGAAACCCCCACCTGGTCTCAGTCAAGGAGATCCCGCATTGACGCCCTCAAGGCCACGGCCATCTCCCTCTCTAACCGCATAGAGAGTGAAGCCCGGCAGATAGCTCGGGTGGGAATCAACTATGGTGAGGCAACGTCTTTGGAAACGGATATTTTGGCCCCAAGGTCCACTTGGGCAGATCTTGACGAGAGAGGCTTGGCACCTGGACATGGCACATTTGAAAATAACGACTTGACGTCGAGGATCCAGAAACTTATAACAAGCGCAGGTCTTATTCCATATAATAGCGCCTCCCTTTCGGGAGCTGGGAATTTGCACACCTTCAAAGGGCAACCACAGCAAATTACTGCTGATCGAACAGAGTACTCATCTAACAGCTATAGACTCGATAGGAACCAAGTCAATGGCTTAGAGGGAGCAGATGACATGCCTCACATTAGACCTTATAGACCAGCTGAGGGCAACAGGGAGAATAGGACAGATCTACACGACTCAAGTGGAGGTTCTATCAGTGAGGGTACCATCCTGAGTGAGGGGAGCTTCAGTAAGGATGAAGTGAGCCCTCCACACCCTGCCAACAATCATGTTCTGAGATTAACAGATCGCTCCAATGGCTGTGCTGGTCAAAGAATTGAAGTGCAACACCTCACTGACTTCCAGAAGGAGGCCGCCAAGTGCTTGGCCCTCACGTCACCATTAGCCCCACAGAACAGCAGTAAAACGCCCTGGGAGGAGTTGAACAAAGGAGACCCTTTCAGTGTAATCAACATTTACTTAAAGAACCTCAATGTTAAAG TGAATGACAGGAATTCTCCATCTGCTTGCTCTTTATCATCTGGAGATTCCCACAGAGATGCAGCAGTCTATGAAGATGACTTTGTGTCATTTCATAGCAGCGGAGTTAGCCAACAGTCAAAGAACAGTTGCAGTCCACATAG TGTGGGAATGGAAAGTAAAAAGTCTCCACCATCTCAAGGAAGATTGGCTTCTCCTTCAGCCTTTCCCGATTTGGGTTTGCTTCAAGCTACATCCTCTCTGAAGAATGATTCTCGAAAAAATG GTAAACTCCATTATTCACCAACCGCCCTGCAGCAGTATATGGCAGCAGAGCTCAAGTACCAGGAGTCCATAGATGAGTCATTAAGACAGCTCGGGGATGTGGAGAGGCTGATTGGTCTGCCTGTGGCTCAGCAA GCCAAGCAGCCAAAGTCTCCACCATTAAGGGCATGTATGACTCCAGACTCTTCTCCTGCTGCAGATTTTTGCAGTGAACTTCCAAAAAATGGCTTTAGTGTTGGGCCCAGTAACAGCAGCAGGGCAACGG GTAATCTCCAGTATTCGCCTGCCATCCTGCATCAGCACGTGACTGCAGAGCTCCAGTACCAGGAGTCCATAGATGAGTCATTGAAACATCTAGGGGATGTAGAGAGGCTGATGGGTGTGTCCATGGCCCAGCAGGAGAATGCTTCATTGGTGCAGATACTGAAG GTCAAACAGCAGAAATATGATAATGACCTTTACGAGCAGAAGATCCAGGCTGAAAGAAAGGCTCTTGAGGCCCAGCTGCAGCGGGAAGAAGACAGGCAGAGAACAGCCAGG GCTCATGAAGAATTGCTGGAAAAACTGGTGTTAACTCAAAAAGAGACGGCTGAAGCGGCGCGTCACATCAAAGAG TTGACTGATCTGGCACGGACTCAGATCGAAGGAGCTCTGGCTGTGTCTGTTGTTGTGCCCGAGTCTTTAGTTCTGAGCAAGCACCAGCGGGAAAAGCAGAAGTCGGATTCTGAAAG CTTCCAGAGAGAGGAGGAATCAAGTCAAAGCCTCAGTCATACTGACTCACGGCCTGTGCAAAGACCAAACCTCAT TGGTGCAGACGCTAGCTGTCCCAATACCACTTCATCCACATCTACAGATCATATCAATGAGGTGAACATAGAAGAAACAGAATTGATATGGAAGAAAGAAGATGACAAGCGGGCACAGGGGGAAGCAGGCAGCAATTCAATAGAGGAGGGATGTCCCACTGCAGACAACGACTCCATTTGTAGTGAAAGCATCCCATCTGTAGCTGATGACAAGG AGTACTCCTTCAAGTTTGACTCGTCGAGGACAGAGGATGAGGTGGAAGAGTGCTCCTTCAGCtctttgctgccatctaagGTGCACCGTGGTAGTTCTTTGGAGAACAGGCCACAGCACCACGAGGATTCAGAGGATGAAGCTGCAGATGACAGCACAACTGTAGTCTCAGTGTCACATCATGTTACAAAG aatcagaatccaaATCTGGCCTTTTCTAGTGGACAGGACAGCTTCAGCCGGTTCACCATGGGCATGGTTCGTCAGCACATGAAAGACGAGGACTTAAGACTGCAGCATCAGAATGCTCTGCTGCGTCTACGCCAGAAAGCTGTCAAAGAAAAGATCAGAACTGAGCTGGCGTGGCTGGAGCACCAGAAGAAGCAGCTGAGGAACAAGGGCGAGGATGACAAATTACCACCTATCAGGAAGAAGCAGAAGGGCCTTTTGTTAAGACTTCAGGAGGAGCAG GCTGAGATCAGGCGTCTTCAAGAAGCGAACAAAGCCgcaaggaaagaaaaacagctgTTGTTGAAGCAGCAAGAGGAGATTGAGCGGATGAGGACCTCAACACAGAGACTGAAAGAACGTCTGAAGTCTGCTGGGTGTGAAGTGCCTTCT GAGACTCCAGTGTCAGAAACGCCCGTGTCAGAAGCAGCAGCACACAACATGAGATCTCCGGATGACAGCCGCACCCCATCACCGTCTCCTTCCATCTCTGCAAGTGAGACCAGCAGCATCATGCAGAAGCTCAAGAAGATGCGTTCTCACATGGATGAAAA ACACTGTTCCCCCGTCCACTGCTTCTTCTCTGTGTTCACGGCCCAGCACTGGGCCTCTCTTAGTGTCTGTCTTCCCAACCTTCATCCTAAATTCCAGCTTTTTATCTACAAGCAGTTGGACAG ATTCCTGACTAAGCGGGAGCAGCAGTTGATGCATAGGCGCCATCACGCTGAGGAGCTGCTGCAGTGGAAAAAGCGTCTTGATCAAGAGGAGGCAGAGGTCCGGAGGATAGAAAAGGAGGCCCTGGCTAGTTGGAGAGAGGGCGGTATCATATCGCAGAGTCGGAGCAAGGCGATATTAATCCCCAAGTCCAGTCACCATCGAAACTCAGAACCAAGAGCAGTTAGTGAAAAAG AGTACATGACTGAGGATGATTATTCCTCAGCAACATCTGAGTGCAGTATACATACAGAAGGACACTTCCAGGAACCAAAAAGTCCATCCTCAGCACAAACTTCATCAGTGGCTGAAATAACACTGGCCTCCAACCCGAGCAGCCCTACAAATTACATTGATGACTTTGCTTCACTCACACTGAGCAAGCAG TCTTCTCCAGTTAAAGGCAGCCACAAACGTGTCTCTCCATCTGATATCAGCAGTGTGAGCAAGACTCAGCTTCACTCCTCCTTCCAAATATCCAAGCAGGAACCAAATCGGCTGGTGGAAAAACCTATTTCTTCACAGACCG AACCCATTTCAGAGCAGAGTGATATAGAAATCCGTATCAAGGCCCTGAAAGAGGAGCTGAGAAAACGCAAGTATATGGCCAGTCAGCTCAAAAGGGAGCAGAAGATGAGGCATAAGGAGCGCCTGAAGGCACAAGAGGCCAGCCTGCTCAAACAACTGGCG AGCTATGACAACTACATTGGAAAAACTAAGGCAGAACTGAACAAAGACCCTGAGCCAATGCCTCGGAAGAAAGATTACACATTAGTTGTAGATCAATCCAGACTCTTATCTCCTATCAAAAG GTCTGAAACCAGTGAAATACCTACTGTGGGGCTACGCAGTAGTTCATCATTTCACCAAA GTCATAACAGATCTACCTCGGCATCTGAAGAGCTCAATGTTGAAGCTATGGCGCCATCCTCTGTACGTGGCGGTCCAGATTTCCTGACATCAGGTCAAGAGATGGGTCAATCACCAGACTCTTTAGGACCCTCTGCTGAAGATGCTAAGTCACAAATAATTGAGTCTGAAAAGGATGACACTGTGTTGGATTCACATTCTGCTGTAGCGGACCTCATCGCACACTCTGACAAGCCCCCATCCATTGACCATTCCTGTAGACAGGACTTGGATGTCATTTCCTCAGTGAAGGAGGCACCAATACGGGATGTCCAGGCTTCTCCTCTGACAGATTACCAAGATGACTTTGAGTCATCAGTACCGTCTTCACCTAGGAAGGAGCATATTTCTAAGCCGGATTCAGTTTGCCATACTGAAATCCAGTTTGCCAGTCAAGATGAAGCGATTGAAGAGGAGATTGCTGAAGACTTGAGTCACTGTTCTGTTGCTAGTGGTGCAAGCCATGAATCTAGTCGACTACTAGATTTCCTTCAGGGAGCTGAGGACTTTAACAATGATAGTCATAGCATTAATTCCATCTCCCCGGCACCCATCTCTATCTCACACAGCCCTCTCTCTCTGACTATAGATGAAATGCCAAGTTTCAACATCGGAGACCGTGTTCTTGTTGGTAACGTCCAGCCCGGGACACTAAGGTTTAAAGGTCCAACCAGCTTTGCTGGAGGCTTTTGGGCTGGTGTGGCGTTAGACAAGTCTGAGGGGAGCAACTGTGGCACCTACAATGGAGTAGTATACTTCGAGTGCAAAGAACGTCATGGGATCTTCGCTCCTCCTGAAAAGATTATTCATCTGTCCAATAACTTTGAGCTCTTCACAGACGCTGCTGGACATGACGAATTGTACTCTGATGATGTGTCAGATCAGTGTGAGGATGAACAGAAAAGTAAAGAGGATATATCTGAAAATATACAAATTCTGGAGAAAAGTGAAGAACCCTCTCATAATGATGTGTTGGTAGAGTTCACAAATGTAGCAGCTAACCTAGAGCGAAACCTTAATGGCCAGGAACTACTAAAAGCTGAAATACACCTCGATTCCCAACATCACGATCAATCCATACCACAGAATGGCCAAGAGATAACTAGCATTGTCAACAAGGAAAATGTGGTTGATCAGTACTTGCCACCAATTAGTCAGGAGATTGCCAAAGTCGAGAATGACAATTCTCTTGACCAGTCCACACTAACAAATAGTCAAGAGATTTCTTCGATAGCTGAAAATGACAACGGGCTAGACCAGCATTTGCCACTATATAGTCAGGAGATTTCTGCAGTTGTTGAGAAGGAAGAGGTGGGCCCAGATAACGAGTTGATATTTTCAGGGGTTTCCCATGTAGCTGGTGATCACAAGGACGTGCAGAAGGATCAAATTTCTCCGGACACATTAGCAGACAAACTACTGAGTACCTTTGTGATTGACACCGTTCAGCATTTGGTTCAGATTAAAAGGGCTAAAGAGCAGAAAATTGAAGCTTCCAATCAGATCAACGGCGGCATCATCGTTCAGTCCGAGGAACAAGGGTTTATTTCGTTATTGGAACCACATGATGGTCTATCTTCTTTTATACCTGAAGAGGAGCCGTCCTCTCCAGAGTTGTGTAACCGACCG gAAAGTCCAATTTTGGGGGCCAGTGGGCAAGAAGAACTTGCCAAGCGACTTGCTGAGTTGGAACTGAACCGAGATCTGCTGGAGGAGCTAGGTGACGATCAGGACTGGTTTGATGAGGACTTTGGCCTCACCTCACGTAGGGAACAGCAGAAACTCCAACAGAAGCAGAGGGCGGAAGAGAAGAGGCTGGGAGCAGAGCTGGGAAGGTCTGGTTCCTCATCTGAAGATCCCCTGAGGGGACTTGTCTCACACCCAGATGGGGACCAGTCGGTGAAGACTCCGCCAAGACCCGCCCTCCCACTTCCCCCTAAACTGCCAGAACAACCTGCCATGGTGGTGCCCCACTCAGCTGGTGAGGTTGAAAAGATGGTCCATGCTACTATTCAAGAGATCTGGGAGAGCTGTGGCCTTACAAAGGAGGGAAGTGGTTCACTTTCACTTATGGCCTGCTGCAAACCTTCTCAAGAGTTTTTGGGTGTTGAAAACGGCACGAAAGACCTGGAGGCCCTCTCCATCCGCAGCTACAAACAG GCTGTGTATGACCTGACGAGGGAGATCCTCCAGGAAATATATGCTGAAGACCCAAATGCCAATCAGCCTGAGTGGGTGAAACCACAGCGAGTCAGATCTGCCTTTTCCCACAGACTCAAGACACCAGGAGACATCAATAAAGTGCTG GAATTTGTCACAGAAGAAGTTCTGAAACTTTACGGTTTCAAgaataagagtaaaaagtcTGACTGGCAGAAGATGCTGAAATTCGGCCGAAAGAAACGAGACAGAGTTGATCAAATACTG GTACAGGAACTCCATGAGGAGGAGGGTCAATGGGTCTGCTACGAAGAAGATGAGCTGTCAGTCAAGATGCAGCTGGCAGACAGCATTTTCGACATGTTACTGAAGGACACTGCTAACTCGCTGAGTCTCCTCACCAAGAGGGCCGCCATCAGTTGA